A window of the Agromyces mariniharenae genome harbors these coding sequences:
- a CDS encoding pyridoxal phosphate-dependent decarboxylase family protein, producing the protein MSVFRRDPAEVIAELESLRAADAPTHGGRVLSYVYDSGEHAIDELAGEAARLVQPVNGLDPTTFTSVAAMESAVVGFARRVFHGEPDAAGSSGSGSTAGAAFGSADDDSDADIVVGSVTSGGTESCVLAVKTARDDWRAARAGTPRMPRLVAPVTVHAAFHKAAELLGLALDLVPVDPATGAPTVDDLEARLGDDVALVVVSAPSYPFATLDPVAEVAAVCAARRIALHVDACIGGFALAFWPDDLPAWDFAVPGVTSLSADLHKYGYAPKGVSVLLTRGRDRQRRQYFATTAWPGYPVVNPTLAGSRPAGPLAASWAIVRALGEPGFVELTGRAARATAAVRALVDGIEGLRVVGDPTGPLLAVATDDGVAPDRRIDPHHWADAARTAGWHLQLQPGLVQRDGTRLPHTTHLTITPVTESVLPELSAALAAAADAVRGAPPIDGGELLAGLAAQLPGGADALAAAASGLDSEAAATLLAAFGLLGGAGATGALPDRLAPVLALVEALPGPLTERLLVELLARVVEPRPAASARPAASD; encoded by the coding sequence GTGAGCGTGTTCCGGCGCGACCCCGCCGAGGTCATCGCCGAACTCGAGTCGCTCCGCGCCGCCGACGCGCCCACCCACGGCGGACGCGTGCTCTCGTACGTCTACGACTCCGGCGAGCACGCGATCGACGAGCTGGCGGGCGAGGCGGCTCGGCTCGTGCAGCCCGTGAACGGGCTCGACCCCACCACGTTCACGTCGGTCGCCGCGATGGAGTCGGCCGTCGTCGGCTTCGCACGCCGCGTCTTCCACGGCGAGCCCGATGCCGCGGGCTCAAGCGGGTCCGGCTCGACGGCCGGCGCGGCGTTCGGAAGCGCCGACGACGACTCCGACGCCGACATCGTCGTCGGCTCGGTGACCTCGGGCGGCACCGAGAGCTGCGTGCTCGCGGTGAAGACGGCCCGCGACGACTGGCGGGCCGCCCGGGCGGGCACGCCTCGGATGCCGCGGCTCGTCGCGCCCGTCACGGTGCACGCGGCGTTCCACAAGGCGGCCGAGCTGCTCGGCCTCGCGCTCGACCTCGTCCCCGTCGACCCCGCGACCGGCGCCCCGACCGTCGACGACCTCGAGGCGCGCCTCGGCGACGACGTGGCGCTCGTGGTGGTCAGCGCACCGTCGTACCCGTTCGCGACGCTCGACCCGGTCGCCGAGGTCGCGGCCGTCTGCGCCGCCCGCCGCATCGCGCTGCACGTCGACGCCTGCATCGGCGGGTTCGCCCTCGCGTTCTGGCCCGACGACCTGCCCGCGTGGGACTTCGCGGTGCCGGGCGTGACGAGCCTCTCCGCCGACCTGCACAAGTACGGTTACGCCCCGAAGGGCGTCTCGGTGCTGCTCACGCGCGGCCGCGATCGCCAGCGGCGGCAGTACTTCGCGACGACGGCGTGGCCCGGCTACCCGGTCGTCAACCCGACGCTCGCGGGCTCCCGGCCCGCCGGCCCGCTCGCGGCATCGTGGGCGATCGTGCGGGCGCTCGGCGAGCCCGGATTCGTCGAGCTCACGGGCCGCGCCGCACGGGCGACGGCCGCCGTGCGCGCCCTCGTCGACGGCATCGAGGGGCTCCGGGTCGTGGGCGATCCGACCGGTCCGCTGCTCGCGGTCGCGACCGACGACGGGGTCGCGCCCGATCGGCGCATCGACCCGCACCACTGGGCGGATGCCGCGCGCACGGCCGGCTGGCACCTGCAGCTGCAGCCCGGCCTCGTGCAGCGCGACGGCACGCGACTGCCGCACACGACGCACCTCACGATCACGCCCGTGACCGAGTCGGTGCTGCCCGAGTTGTCGGCCGCGCTCGCGGCCGCCGCCGACGCGGTCCGCGGTGCGCCGCCGATCGACGGCGGCGAGCTCCTCGCCGGCCTGGCCGCGCAGCTGCCCGGTGGGGCGGACGCGCTCGCCGCGGCCGCCTCGGGCCTCGACAGCGAGGCGGCCGCGACGCTGCTCGCCGCGTTCGGGCTGCTCGGCGGCGCCGGTGCGACGGGTGCGCTGCCCGATCGGCTCGCGCCGGTGCTCGCCCTTGTCGAGGCGCTGCCCGGACCGCTCACCGAGCGACTGCTCGTCGAGCTGCTCGCGCGCGTGGTCGAACCGCGGCCCGCGGCCTCCGCCCGGCCCGCGGCATCCGACTGA
- a CDS encoding Mrp/NBP35 family ATP-binding protein: MPRPDLEASVRAALGSVIDPEIRKPITELDMVDSVTAGDDGRVHVGIRLTIVGCPASDRIERDVRQAAEAVAGAGNADVTLSVMTPEQRAALTERLRGGRTARGNPFGPGSLTRVIAITSGKGGVGKSTLTANLAVALAARGLSVGLVDADVHGFSIPGLLGLVDEHGNAARPTRVDEMILPPVAHGVKVISIGMFVEPTEPGGRASSVAVAWRGPMLHRTLSQFLTDVYFGDLDVLLVDLPPGTGDVAISLGQLLPNAEVVVVTTPQPAAADVAERSGVVARQTGQRIVGVVENMAGFAGPDGMVELFGSGGGALVAERLSEGQPSPVPLLASVPLSIALRQGGDAGVPVVVAAPDDPAARAIEDVAARLAALPRSLGGRRLDVTVR; the protein is encoded by the coding sequence ATGCCGCGTCCTGACCTCGAGGCGTCCGTCCGCGCGGCGCTCGGATCGGTGATCGACCCCGAGATCCGCAAGCCCATCACCGAGCTCGACATGGTCGACTCGGTCACGGCGGGCGACGACGGGCGCGTGCACGTGGGAATCCGGCTCACGATCGTCGGATGCCCCGCCTCCGATCGCATCGAACGCGACGTGCGGCAGGCGGCCGAGGCCGTCGCCGGTGCCGGCAACGCCGACGTGACCCTCTCGGTCATGACGCCCGAGCAGCGCGCCGCGCTCACCGAGCGTCTCCGCGGCGGACGCACCGCGCGCGGCAACCCGTTCGGGCCGGGCAGCCTCACGCGCGTCATCGCGATCACGAGCGGCAAGGGGGGCGTCGGCAAGTCGACGCTCACCGCGAACCTCGCCGTCGCGCTCGCGGCGCGTGGCCTCTCGGTGGGGCTCGTCGACGCCGACGTGCACGGCTTCTCGATCCCGGGCCTGCTCGGCCTCGTCGACGAGCACGGCAACGCCGCGCGTCCGACGCGGGTCGACGAGATGATCCTCCCGCCCGTCGCGCACGGCGTGAAGGTGATCTCGATCGGCATGTTCGTCGAGCCGACCGAGCCCGGCGGGCGCGCCTCCTCGGTCGCCGTGGCGTGGCGCGGGCCGATGCTGCATCGCACGCTCTCGCAGTTCCTCACCGACGTGTACTTCGGCGATCTCGACGTGCTGCTCGTCGACCTGCCGCCCGGCACGGGCGACGTGGCGATCTCGCTCGGCCAGCTGCTCCCGAACGCGGAGGTGGTCGTCGTCACGACGCCGCAGCCCGCCGCCGCCGACGTGGCCGAGCGGTCGGGCGTCGTCGCCCGCCAGACCGGCCAGCGCATCGTCGGCGTGGTCGAGAACATGGCGGGCTTCGCGGGGCCCGACGGCATGGTCGAGCTGTTCGGCTCGGGCGGTGGTGCGCTCGTCGCCGAGCGCCTCTCGGAGGGCCAGCCGTCGCCGGTCCCGCTCCTCGCGAGCGTCCCGCTGAGCATCGCGCTGCGCCAGGGCGGCGACGCCGGCGTGCCCGTCGTGGTCGCCGCGCCCGACGATCCCGCCGCGCGGGCGATCGAGGACGTCGCCGCGCGACTCGCGGCGCTCCCCCGCTCCCTGGGCGGCCGTCGCCTCGACGTCACGGTGCGGTGA
- a CDS encoding DUF1003 domain-containing protein yields MARVDVEDRRFDTPKGIRRSAPFRGTGDNDRFGRFTEWVARGMGTPGFLLGLSVFAITWMAWNTFAPEPWRFDSIAIGFTALTLVLSLQASYAAPLILLAQNRQDDRDRVQIEQDRQRAERNLADTEYLAREVVALRLAVRDLASRDFIRAELKAVLEELDRRDEEEREHAAS; encoded by the coding sequence ATGGCACGCGTTGACGTCGAGGACCGCCGGTTCGACACCCCGAAAGGCATCCGCCGATCTGCGCCCTTCCGCGGGACCGGCGACAACGACCGCTTCGGCCGCTTCACGGAGTGGGTCGCCCGCGGCATGGGCACGCCGGGCTTCCTGCTCGGGCTGTCGGTGTTCGCGATCACCTGGATGGCGTGGAACACGTTCGCGCCCGAGCCGTGGCGCTTCGACTCGATCGCGATCGGCTTCACGGCGCTGACGCTCGTGCTCTCGCTGCAGGCCTCGTACGCCGCGCCCCTCATCCTGCTCGCCCAGAACCGGCAGGACGACCGCGACCGCGTGCAGATCGAGCAGGACCGCCAGCGCGCCGAGCGCAACCTCGCCGACACCGAGTACCTCGCCCGCGAGGTCGTCGCGCTGCGCCTCGCCGTGCGCGACCTGGCGTCGCGCGACTTCATCCGCGCCGAGCTGAAGGCGGTGCTCGAGGAGCTCGACCGGCGCGACGAGGAGGAACGCGAGCATGCCGCGTCCTGA
- a CDS encoding magnesium transporter MgtE N-terminal domain-containing protein, with amino-acid sequence MSATRVFVARLAGCAVFDPAGDRVGKVRDVLVVYRKNDPPRVVGLIVEIPGKRRVFVSIGRVTSIGGGQIITTGLINLRRFEQRGGEVRVIAEMLGRKVVFNDGSGEATIEDVAIEEQELGEWEVDQLFVRRPKTSASPFAKGQSAYVTWREVRELAPKGEAQSAEQLIATYSELKPADLANTLLDLPAQRRQEVAEELSDDRLADVLEEMPESDQVDILARLGDDRAADVLDHMQPDDAADLIAQLPEERGEHLLELMEPEEADDVRFLLSYGPDTAGGLMTTEPIIVSADATVAEGLALIRRHDLPPALGAAVCVTLPPYEPPTGRFLGMVHFQRMLRYPPHERMGTLIDQGLEPVTADTSAAEVSRILASYDLVSVPVVDEKHRLVGVVTIDDVLDYLLPDDWRSHPEETEVGRRAAARAQLTTGSIPIPNGRRAGDGTR; translated from the coding sequence GTGAGCGCCACGAGAGTCTTCGTCGCCCGACTCGCCGGGTGCGCCGTCTTCGACCCCGCCGGGGATCGGGTCGGCAAGGTGCGCGACGTCCTCGTCGTGTACCGCAAGAACGACCCTCCGCGCGTGGTGGGCCTCATCGTCGAGATCCCCGGCAAGCGGCGCGTGTTCGTCTCCATCGGGCGCGTCACGTCGATCGGCGGCGGCCAGATCATCACGACGGGCCTCATCAACCTGCGCCGCTTCGAGCAGCGCGGCGGCGAGGTGCGCGTGATCGCCGAGATGCTCGGCCGCAAGGTGGTCTTCAACGACGGCTCGGGCGAGGCGACCATCGAGGACGTCGCGATCGAGGAGCAGGAGCTCGGCGAGTGGGAGGTCGACCAGCTCTTCGTGCGCCGGCCGAAGACCAGCGCGTCGCCGTTCGCGAAGGGCCAGTCGGCCTACGTCACCTGGCGCGAGGTGCGCGAGCTCGCGCCGAAGGGCGAGGCGCAGTCGGCCGAGCAGCTCATCGCCACCTACTCCGAGCTGAAGCCCGCCGACCTCGCGAACACCCTGCTCGACCTGCCGGCCCAGCGCCGGCAGGAGGTCGCCGAGGAGCTCTCCGACGACCGGCTCGCCGACGTGCTCGAGGAGATGCCCGAGTCCGACCAGGTCGACATCCTGGCCCGGCTCGGCGACGACCGCGCCGCCGACGTGCTCGACCACATGCAGCCCGACGACGCCGCCGACCTCATCGCGCAGCTGCCCGAGGAGCGCGGCGAGCACCTGCTCGAGCTCATGGAGCCCGAGGAGGCCGACGACGTGCGCTTCCTCCTCTCCTACGGGCCCGACACCGCGGGCGGCCTCATGACGACCGAGCCGATCATCGTGTCCGCCGACGCGACCGTGGCCGAGGGCCTCGCGCTCATCCGCCGGCACGACCTGCCGCCCGCCCTCGGCGCCGCGGTGTGCGTCACCCTCCCGCCCTACGAGCCGCCCACGGGCCGGTTCCTCGGCATGGTGCACTTCCAGCGGATGCTGCGCTACCCGCCGCACGAGCGCATGGGCACCCTCATCGACCAGGGCCTCGAGCCCGTGACCGCCGACACCTCCGCCGCCGAGGTCAGCCGCATCCTCGCGAGCTACGACCTCGTGTCGGTGCCGGTCGTCGACGAGAAGCATCGACTCGTCGGGGTGGTGACCATTGACGACGTGCTCGACTACCTCCTGCCCGATGACTGGCGAAGTCATCCCGAGGAGACCGAAGTGGGTCGCCGCGCCGCGGCGCGGGCCCAGCTGACCACCGGAAGCATCCCGATCCCGAACGGAAGGAGGGCAGGAGATGGCACGCGTTGA
- a CDS encoding general stress protein, whose protein sequence is MSNPGPFGGRTARQFPTLPKGETVASFETYQEAQAAVDKLAKAAFPVKELAIVGTDLTSVERITGVLTWGRAAGAGALSGAWFGTFLGLLFFIFSPTGAGLGILGSAILIGAGFGMIFGLVSYSINRRRRDFTSVMQVLATRYAIIAEPEHVARARTVLGTDAAGLASAAPRPVVTPTAPSAPPTSSQPVAGEPDAPAPAAPQPGAAEGEDAARPLTYGEAQDAARRAARERRDAGES, encoded by the coding sequence GTGAGCAACCCTGGACCCTTCGGCGGCCGGACGGCGCGCCAGTTCCCGACCCTGCCCAAGGGCGAGACCGTGGCGAGCTTCGAGACCTACCAGGAGGCGCAGGCCGCGGTCGACAAGCTCGCGAAGGCCGCCTTCCCGGTGAAGGAGCTCGCGATCGTCGGCACCGACCTCACGAGCGTCGAGCGGATCACGGGCGTGCTGACGTGGGGCCGCGCGGCCGGCGCCGGCGCGCTCTCCGGCGCCTGGTTCGGCACGTTCCTCGGGCTGCTCTTCTTCATCTTCTCGCCGACCGGCGCGGGTCTCGGCATCCTCGGCTCGGCCATCCTCATCGGCGCCGGGTTCGGCATGATCTTCGGCCTCGTCTCGTACTCGATCAACCGCCGCCGTCGCGACTTCACGTCGGTCATGCAGGTGCTCGCCACGCGCTACGCGATCATCGCGGAGCCCGAGCACGTCGCCCGGGCACGCACGGTGCTGGGCACGGATGCCGCGGGCCTCGCGTCCGCCGCACCCCGACCGGTCGTGACGCCCACCGCCCCGTCAGCGCCGCCGACCTCGTCGCAGCCGGTCGCCGGCGAGCCCGACGCGCCGGCGCCGGCCGCGCCGCAGCCCGGTGCAGCCGAGGGCGAGGACGCCGCCCGCCCGCTCACCTACGGCGAGGCGCAGGACGCCGCCCGACGCGCGGCCCGTGAGCGGCGCGACGCCGGCGAGTCCTGA
- a CDS encoding TIGR02611 family protein yields MVTQPELERGIAEAERPDRPVRRMLRGIRRRIDRHPRLRVAYRAGVGALGGVIAVGGLLLVPLPGPGWLVVFLGLAILGTEFAWAKRLAAFTRRQLARFWAWWRARRAASAQG; encoded by the coding sequence ATGGTCACGCAGCCCGAGCTCGAACGCGGCATCGCCGAGGCCGAGCGGCCCGATCGCCCGGTGCGGCGGATGCTGCGCGGCATCCGTCGACGGATCGACCGGCACCCCCGGCTGCGCGTCGCCTACCGGGCAGGGGTCGGCGCGCTCGGCGGCGTGATCGCGGTCGGCGGACTGCTGCTCGTGCCGCTGCCCGGACCGGGCTGGCTCGTCGTGTTCCTCGGCCTGGCGATCCTCGGCACCGAGTTCGCGTGGGCGAAGCGCCTGGCGGCGTTCACCAGGCGCCAGCTCGCCCGGTTCTGGGCGTGGTGGCGCGCACGCCGCGCGGCGTCCGCGCAGGGCTGA
- a CDS encoding aminopeptidase P family protein gives MSETSDTSTTTAPTAPDEEGRNANRSTTPGSEGFKRYIGSGWAERDETLPPAREQAAHAAARRATVSAAFPGQRVIVPAGDMKQRANDTDYPFRAHSAFAHLTGWGSDSEPGAVLVLEPTPDGHEATVFFRERAGRDSEEFYANPAIGEFWIGARPSLAHVAADLAIATSDVADLDHVLSRVDTATLVVREADPAITDRVDHARIRFAAEMALSTNAADTPFSLEVNAEHEPDAELARVLSELRLVKDDYEVAELRAAIDATQRGFTEVLEELPRITSEVRGERVIEGVFATRARLDGNDVGYGSIAAAGPHATILHWTRNDGPVVPGDLVLLDAGVERDSYYTADITRTFPVNGTFSPVQRQVYEAVLEAADAAFAVVRPGAIFREVHAAAMAVIARKTAEWGFLPVSAEESLEPDNQFHRRYMVHGTSHHLGLDVHDCAQARRSLYMDGELAPGMVFTIEPGLYFQPDDLTVPAEFRGIGVRIEDDILVTADGAENLSAGIPRTVDEVEAWVRASRG, from the coding sequence ATGTCCGAGACGAGCGACACCAGCACGACCACCGCACCCACCGCCCCCGACGAGGAGGGCCGCAACGCGAATCGCTCGACCACCCCGGGCTCCGAGGGCTTCAAGCGCTACATCGGCAGCGGCTGGGCCGAGCGCGACGAGACCCTGCCGCCCGCGCGCGAGCAGGCCGCCCACGCGGCGGCGCGTCGCGCGACCGTCTCGGCCGCCTTCCCCGGGCAGCGGGTCATCGTGCCCGCCGGCGACATGAAGCAGCGCGCGAACGACACCGACTACCCGTTCCGGGCCCATTCCGCGTTCGCGCACCTCACCGGCTGGGGCTCCGACTCCGAGCCGGGTGCGGTGCTGGTCCTCGAGCCGACCCCCGATGGCCACGAGGCCACGGTCTTCTTCCGCGAGCGCGCAGGGCGCGACTCCGAGGAGTTCTACGCCAACCCCGCGATCGGCGAGTTCTGGATCGGCGCCCGCCCCTCGCTCGCCCACGTCGCCGCCGACCTGGCGATCGCGACGAGCGACGTCGCCGACCTCGACCACGTGCTCTCGCGGGTCGACACCGCGACGCTCGTCGTGCGCGAGGCCGACCCGGCGATCACCGACCGCGTCGACCACGCCCGCATCCGCTTCGCGGCCGAGATGGCCCTGTCGACCAACGCGGCCGACACCCCGTTCTCGCTCGAGGTGAACGCCGAGCACGAGCCCGACGCGGAGCTGGCCCGGGTCCTGTCCGAGCTGCGCCTCGTGAAGGACGACTACGAGGTCGCCGAGCTCCGCGCCGCCATCGACGCGACGCAGCGCGGCTTCACCGAGGTGCTCGAGGAGCTCCCCCGCATCACCTCCGAGGTGCGCGGCGAGCGGGTCATCGAGGGCGTCTTCGCGACGCGCGCCCGCCTCGACGGCAACGACGTCGGCTACGGCTCGATCGCCGCGGCCGGCCCGCACGCCACGATCCTGCACTGGACCCGCAACGACGGCCCCGTCGTGCCCGGCGACCTCGTGCTGCTCGACGCCGGCGTCGAGCGCGACAGCTACTACACCGCCGACATCACGCGCACGTTCCCGGTGAACGGCACGTTCTCGCCCGTGCAGCGCCAGGTCTACGAGGCCGTGCTCGAGGCCGCGGATGCCGCGTTCGCGGTCGTGCGGCCCGGTGCGATCTTCCGCGAGGTGCACGCCGCCGCGATGGCGGTCATCGCCCGGAAGACGGCGGAATGGGGCTTCCTGCCCGTCTCGGCCGAGGAGTCGCTCGAGCCCGACAACCAGTTCCACCGCCGGTACATGGTGCACGGCACGAGCCACCACCTGGGACTCGACGTGCACGACTGCGCGCAGGCCCGCCGGTCGCTGTACATGGACGGGGAGCTCGCTCCCGGCATGGTGTTCACGATCGAGCCCGGACTGTACTTCCAGCCCGACGACCTCACCGTGCCCGCGGAGTTCCGCGGCATCGGAGTGCGCATCGAGGACGACATCCTCGTGACCGCAGACGGCGCCGAGAACCTCTCGGCGGGCATCCCGCGCACGGTCGACGAGGTCGAGGCCTGGGTGCGCGCGAGCCGCGGCTGA
- a CDS encoding endonuclease/exonuclease/phosphatase family protein, which translates to MLPRILGWALVLGTVLVAAVLLWPQAFGLQNQWVAAHVVALRGAAAACAGVAALVLALAVIPRATRVFGIAMAVVLALYAVGNVTVLAVRGLGGSDAAGDAASVTVLSWNTLGEVPEAATIAGLALDEGADVVVLPETTDPLGEEVAIAMREGGRPMWVHTVAFDDIAKARSTTILISPDLGDYEVASALSPGPPGNTNTLPSIVAEPVDGDGPRIVAVHAVAPIRWELRNWRSDLDWLAEQCAGENVIMAGDFNATVDHFAGRGIDGGDLGRCRDAAVAAGAGGLGTWPTDVPELLGSPIDHVLATPGWRVDAFRVIGDVDHAGSDHRPVVATLTPVG; encoded by the coding sequence ATGCTCCCCCGCATCCTCGGCTGGGCACTCGTGCTCGGCACCGTCCTGGTCGCGGCCGTGCTCCTGTGGCCGCAGGCCTTCGGGCTGCAGAACCAGTGGGTGGCGGCGCACGTCGTGGCGCTCCGCGGAGCGGCAGCGGCGTGCGCGGGCGTGGCCGCACTCGTGCTCGCACTGGCGGTGATCCCCCGCGCCACTCGCGTCTTCGGTATCGCGATGGCGGTCGTGCTCGCGCTCTACGCCGTGGGCAACGTCACGGTGCTCGCCGTGCGCGGCCTCGGCGGGTCGGATGCCGCGGGCGACGCGGCATCCGTGACGGTGCTGAGCTGGAACACCCTCGGCGAGGTGCCCGAGGCCGCGACCATCGCCGGACTGGCACTCGACGAGGGCGCGGACGTGGTGGTGCTGCCCGAGACGACCGACCCGCTCGGCGAGGAGGTCGCGATCGCGATGCGCGAGGGCGGGCGGCCGATGTGGGTGCACACGGTCGCCTTCGACGACATCGCGAAGGCCCGTTCGACGACGATCCTCATCTCGCCCGACCTCGGCGACTACGAGGTGGCGTCGGCGCTCTCCCCCGGGCCGCCCGGCAACACCAACACGCTGCCGTCGATCGTGGCCGAGCCCGTCGACGGCGACGGCCCGCGCATCGTCGCGGTGCACGCGGTCGCCCCGATCCGGTGGGAGCTGCGCAATTGGCGCAGCGACCTCGACTGGCTCGCCGAGCAGTGCGCCGGCGAGAACGTGATCATGGCGGGCGACTTCAACGCGACCGTCGACCACTTCGCTGGCCGGGGGATCGACGGCGGCGACCTCGGCCGGTGCCGGGATGCGGCTGTGGCGGCGGGGGCCGGCGGCCTCGGGACCTGGCCGACCGATGTGCCCGAGCTCCTCGGCAGCCCGATCGACCACGTGCTCGCGACCCCGGGCTGGCGGGTCGACGCGTTCCGGGTGATCGGCGACGTCGACCACGCCGGCAGCGATCACCGCCCAGTCGTCGCGACGCTGACGCCCGTCGGATGA
- a CDS encoding PHP domain-containing protein codes for MPAAPLTVGEADLHAHSTVSDGTESPAELMAQAAAAGLWGVALTDHDSTSGWAEAAAAVPDTGVVLIPGMELSTREGFMSVHMLAYLVDPLDERLLAETSRIRESRLTRAEEIVRRIGRDYDLSWDDVLAQTSEGATIGRPHIADALVARGHVATRSAAFAGILHPRAGYAQPHYAPDPLTGVRLIRAAGGVPVLAHPGTRGAERVIPPERLARLVDEGLFGLEIDHPENRDDAKARLRELARAHGLAVTGSSDYHGTGKPNRLGELRTAPEVVERIIAEGRGSTIVTP; via the coding sequence ATGCCAGCAGCCCCCCTCACCGTCGGCGAGGCGGACCTGCACGCGCACTCGACCGTCTCCGACGGAACGGAGTCTCCGGCCGAGCTCATGGCGCAGGCGGCCGCGGCCGGGCTCTGGGGCGTCGCCCTCACCGACCACGACTCCACGAGCGGCTGGGCCGAGGCGGCGGCCGCGGTGCCCGACACGGGCGTGGTGCTCATCCCGGGCATGGAGCTGTCGACGCGCGAGGGCTTCATGAGCGTGCACATGCTCGCCTACCTCGTGGACCCGCTCGACGAGCGCCTGCTCGCCGAGACCTCGCGCATCCGCGAGTCGCGCCTCACGCGCGCCGAGGAGATCGTGCGGCGCATCGGCCGCGACTACGACCTCAGCTGGGACGACGTGCTCGCGCAGACCAGCGAAGGCGCCACGATCGGCCGTCCGCACATCGCCGACGCACTCGTCGCGCGCGGGCACGTGGCCACGCGGTCGGCGGCGTTCGCGGGCATCCTGCACCCGCGGGCCGGGTACGCGCAGCCGCACTACGCGCCTGATCCGCTCACGGGCGTGCGGCTCATCCGCGCCGCGGGCGGGGTACCCGTGCTCGCGCACCCGGGCACGCGCGGCGCCGAGCGGGTCATCCCACCCGAGCGCCTCGCGCGGCTCGTCGACGAGGGGCTCTTCGGCCTCGAGATCGACCACCCCGAGAACCGCGACGACGCCAAGGCCCGCCTCCGCGAGCTCGCGCGAGCGCACGGGCTCGCCGTCACCGGGTCGAGCGACTACCACGGCACGGGCAAGCCCAACCGGCTCGGGGAGCTGCGCACGGCGCCCGAGGTCGTCGAGCGCATCATCGCCGAGGGGCGGGGCTCGACGATCGTGACGCCATAG